The segment AGGAGAAAAACACATTGTTTGTATTGTACCAAAAGGTGAGGACTTAACGCCTTTAACCGGGCTTGATGTTGAGATGAGAACCGCCGATATAACGGATTATGACAGTATCTACAAAGCTCTTATTGGTGTTGATTATGTGTATCATACGGCAGGTGTAATATCGATAAATAAGGGTGAGTGGGAAAAGTTGTATAAGGTGAATGTCCTCGGGACAAGAAATGTTGTTGAGGCGTGTTTGAATAATCGTGTAAAAAGGCTTGTTTATACAAGTTCGATACATGCGTTTAAAGAACCTAACAAGAATGAGTATATAACAGAAAAAGAGCCACTTCAACCGCTATACGGAGAATACGCAAAATCAAAGGCACTTGCAACTATTGAGGTTTTAAAAGGAGTTGAAAGAGGCCTTAATGCAGTAGTTGTTGCACCAACCGGTATTATTGGTCCTTATGACTATAAAGTTTCGGAGATGGGCACACTAATCCTGAAATATATGAAAAGCAAGGTGTTTTTCTATGTTGATGGTGCATATGACTTCGTTGATGTACGGGATGTTGCAATAGGCGAGATCCTTGCAATGGAAAAAGGAAAGACGGGCGAGATTTACATTTTATCAGGCGACAAAATAGAAGTGAAAGAGATTTTGAATATTCTTAGAAGTGTTTCAGGGAAAAGGATTCCACATATAAGAATGCCTATGGCTTTAGCGAAGTTCTCAGCTATCTTTACACCTCTTGTTTCAAAAATTACAGGAGAAAAGCCACTTTTTACGTCTTATTCTCTTTCGGTATTGAATTCAAATTCAAATGTTTTGAAGGACAAGGCAGTTAAGGAATTGGGATTTTCTTCAAGACCATTGAATGTTTCCTTAAAGGATGCAT is part of the Caldisericum sp. genome and harbors:
- a CDS encoding SDR family NAD(P)-dependent oxidoreductase; translation: MIAVIGATGHLGNVLVRELLKRGEKHIVCIVPKGEDLTPLTGLDVEMRTADITDYDSIYKALIGVDYVYHTAGVISINKGEWEKLYKVNVLGTRNVVEACLNNRVKRLVYTSSIHAFKEPNKNEYITEKEPLQPLYGEYAKSKALATIEVLKGVERGLNAVVVAPTGIIGPYDYKVSEMGTLILKYMKSKVFFYVDGAYDFVDVRDVAIGEILAMEKGKTGEIYILSGDKIEVKEILNILRSVSGKRIPHIRMPMALAKFSAIFTPLVSKITGEKPLFTSYSLSVLNSNSNVLKDKAVKELGFSSRPLNVSLKDA